The Hirundo rustica isolate bHirRus1 chromosome 1 unlocalized genomic scaffold, bHirRus1.pri.v3 SUPER_1_unloc_2, whole genome shotgun sequence DNA window GGCTTTGCCACATGGAATCAATCCGTCCTAACTCTACACCGTCGTTCAAATGGGCTTCTTCACTACCACACACCCGGCACTTTCTCCATAAATAATTTGCATGGCTCCGTCTCTCTCTCCGGAAATCCTCTTGTCATCCTGGAGAGTTCCTAAAGAGGGATCTGAGGGGTCATTTCTGCTGAGAGCCAAAATATCTCAGGCGACCTCAACTCAGACTTTCACTTTCGACAGGCGCTGCTCCTTCAGTTACAACACTTGTCAAAAACCACCCTGGAGCTCCCTTTATCTCTCTCTCCACTGCTTCTCACTGCATTTATCATCCTGTGTAAATACTTTTATATCCTTTTATCATTCTTTAAGTCACTCTTTAAGCCCTACCCAGCACCTTCAGCATGTGGGGAAAAGCCAAGCTATGGAAAGCCAAGTGTCCACAAAACAGCCTTGAAACTTTATTTGAGTACAGGGACAGAGTTTCCACAGCCATTCCCCCGTGGGGTTTCTCTCTCGAGGgttcggaggacgcagcctccttttatccCAAACTCCCGGCTGCACattcccctcttcctttccccactggctgaggCAGCGGGAAGGTGCAGTCTATTTGTCTGTTTCTAGGATGCCTTGCAGTGGCTAGCTGGAACAGAGGCCAGGCACGATTACCAGAATAAAAGCGGGGATTTGTTCAAAGCCGCCAATagacacaccttgggcaggcAGAAGCCTCCGAGAGGCTGCACCCAAGATGAACGATGGCCACGAGTTTTTCACTCAGTTATCGGTTTGGTCTGTTTATACATCAGGGATGATgcctccaattacagcttcaggtaatgaagtcatattCCCCCAGGTTTGCAAACACCTCAATTcacttttatttatatgtttcAGGCCTagagaggaattgttttgtctaaATAGAACGGGAGAACAGCAGCTGACAGGCGATGGAGTTTTACAATTCCACACTAAAGCAGCACAGGATctgaaaaagataaaagcaaaatcctaaggcatcaaaTACACAGGGATGAGGACCCTGGTCAGCTGTGTCTCCTCTTGAGGCTGaagagccccagcccctgcagccttGCCTGGTGAGAGAGACCCTCCAGTCCCTTCATCATCCTCACAGCCtctgctggacctgctccaggaccTCCCCGGCCCTCCTGTCCTGAGGAGcgcagagctggacacagcactgtcCAGAGCTGGACACGGCACTGGACAGAACTCTGAAGCAGGACTTAAGTTTTATTAAGCTTCTTGCTGACGGCAGAGCCGACACTCTCCAAGGGGATCGAGGACCGACTCGGTGCTGACGACCCCACAAGACACCTTCTGGACAGCTTGGACCTGCCAGAGCTCCTGAGTTGAAGCTGGTGGGGAAGCTGCCCAGGATCcaggcatttttttttgttttacattttagtGTCTTGTGGGTGGGTGACCCCTTTCCATCAGGGACAGCTGTGGGGAGTGCGATCTCCCAGGCTGAAAGGAGATGTGAACGTGTGGGTTGGGGAAGTTGTAATTTTAAATGAGGAATCATTTCATATGGAAAGTTTAGTTTCTTAATTAAGTTTTTACCCCCTCTTCTTTTTACTTTATGGGGCCTTTTTAAGTATCCCAAGCTGAAGTTCTCTTTCCCAATTTGTATATCCTGCCCCCCACGTTCCTAACCCTTTGTCCCTTCAGGGATTGTCAGGAGATGGAACCCGCCAAGGGGAGCAGAAGCGCTACCGACCTTCTGCCATCTCccgtcccctcctgtccccttctCAGGGTGGGCCCGCACAACTCATCCTGAGTTCTCTCCTCACCCATGTTCCACCATCTTCCCATCCTATCCCTCTACCCGACTCCACACAAAATGGCGTCCGCCCCTCAAGGGGAACCGCCATTTTGAGTTCATTCCCGCCGTCCTTGTTTCCCACCTTTGTGTCAGGTCTGTCTGCTGTGAGGGGTTGCACCCTTCCATCGGGATCCTCCCCATTCATGGGGAAGTCCCTCCCTAGAACAGGGCCCCGCTCCTCTGATCCGGCCTCTTCCAGTTCCTGCACATCCAGAACTGGAAATGACGCCGGCCACAAGGGAGCCATCTTGGCTGCCGAGGGCTCAGAACACCGCGCCTTGCCGGTCGGCTGAAagctttgctgtgctgctgttgggCAGGAGTGTTTCCTCTTTGGAGAAAGAGAGCGAGCCACTGGAGCCCTTGGCGTGCTCCGTGTGGGCTGTTGGTTCTGGGATGGCAGTGGGGCAAGCGCTGAGCCCTTCCCAGCATGAGACATTCCCACTCGGatccctctgccagctctgggcctcagcacagagaggatgtggagctgctggagccaatCCAAAGGAAGCCACTGAGAGACTGAGATGGGATCATGAGAGGAATCCTCccctgtgagggcagtgaggtcctggcacaagttgcctagagaagctgaggctgcccGGTCCCTGTccgtgtccaaggccaggttggggggcctggagcagcctggcccaggggaagatgtccctgcccatggcagggctggcaccgcACGGGCTTTAAGGTCGCTCCATCCCACACCATTGCAGAGCCCCGGAGCTGGGATGGAGTGTGTTGGGTGCTGCCGCCTGCTGGTGGCACCCGGAACTGCAGCTGGGGGCGGTGcaggctcagtgctgctgtttaaCCCTGCTCACTGCTGCCCTCCGGTGGGCAATTCCCAAACTACAACTCCcagaatccccaaatcccagagtgGGACAGGCTGGAAGGACCCAGAGTGGGCACCTGGCCcaagctcccagctcaggcagcacCATTCCTGAGTACAGGGTTGgatccagagcagcccagaactggacatggcactgggcagagctggacattgcactgggcagagctggacaaGGCACTCCTGATGTTCCTCACCatgcaggacagagctgggcacgaTCACTCCCTGACCTCTCATCCCCTTCTCCTCCCGATGCCCCCTGGATCTCTCCTGGCCCCAGGACACACATCCAGCTCCACTggtcacccaccagcaccccccaggtccttctccagagctgctccagcaggtcccccTCAGCCGGGCATGGCACTGGGTTCTGTAAGAATTCTTTATTGGAATTGTTTTGTACAAACTTTTAATAGAGTGGATTTGCACAATGGCCTTGGTGGCCACAGTGGTAGCAGTGGCTGTGGCAGCCTTGTGGCTCAAGGAGTCTTGGTGATGATGTTGGCCACAGTGGccacagtgacagcagtgacgTTGGTGGCCTTGTGGCTCAGAGGATCCCAGTGGCCACTGCCAGTGCTGTGGTGGCCAGGACGAGGCCTCCAAGGTGGAAGGGGGTCAAAGGGACGCTCCCacctggaggaaaaagaggagtgTCATGGGAACCATGGGGGGAGTGAGGGGGTTGGGAAGGGCCATAATGGAGGGTTAGGGGTGACAGGAGAGATGGGGGACATGAGGCGACAGGTGACAGGGAGTCAAGGCGTAAGGGGGGGCACAGGGGCCAGGGAGTTTAGAGGGGCCATGATGGGCTTAGGGGTGACAGAGGTCAAGGGCAATCATGAGGTGACATGGGGGTGACAGGGGTTCAGGGTGTGCCATGGGGGTCCCAGCCCACCCACGTCTAGTATAGAggggctgtccccacagcactgCCTTTGGCAGAGAGGGATGGATCAGAATGgtggtgtccctgtccctgtccatgtccctgtccctgtcccagtccctgtccctgtccctgtccctgtccctgtccctgtccctgtcctcccctggcagggatgtccctgtcccctcccagatGTGGGGGTCTCCATCCCTATGCCCAGTCCCTGGGGAATTCTTGTCCCTATGCCAGTAATGGTTGTCcctgtacttggtgtccccagcactgggtGTCCTTGTCCCCCCACACACGCTGGgtgcccctctccctgtccctagCCCCACTGAGTGTCACTATGTCCCCTGTGCCTTACCATGGGTGGCCCCATCGCCACGGCGGGTGTCCTCATcccccaggctgtcccctgtgctgtcacctTCCAGCCACTCGCAGTTGTATTTGCTGTAGGTCCCGGTGGAGCTGAGCTCGATCTCTGCCTTGTCCCCTTTCCGGGTGACTTTGGTGACCTCAAAGGTTTCGTATGGCGGGATCAGCACCTCACGGTTACCTCGATCGTAGGAAAAAGCCTGGATGTCCACACCGTGGCACGTGTACACCTGGAATACTGTGTCTGTCCCATAGCCTTCGGCGACCTTCCTGCTCAGCGACGTCGACGTGAAATGACCAAACCGGACCCTCTGGCCACGCTGCGCCATGAAGCAGATGTCATGCACACCCCGGAACACGTTGCGACACTGCGCATTCTGATCCTCCCTCAGCTTCACCAGGGCCTGGGTCAGCAGGAAATGCAACGTTTTgaagtggaagttgtccctgtaCTCCTGGGGGGAGCTCCCGGCCTCGCGCACGGCATCATTGAACGGCCTGTACACATACTTCATTGAGTAGGCCATGACAGCGATGGCCTGGGCTGAGGatgacagaggggacacaggggacccCTTCCTCTGCCACTCAGCCACGGCCTTAAGCCAGGCCTGGGCGAACACAGGATTGTCCTGGAACTCGGAGCGGTTGAGGGCCGGCAACGCCGCGATCATGTCAGGGCCGCAGCCCCGGTACTGGTCATCAAAGGAGTTTGGGGCCATGTCCATCCGCTCCTCATCAATGGCTGCAGTGGCCAAGGTCattgccagcagtgccagggtgtgaGCCAGGGGGGCCATGGAGAGGAGAGGCCACCGGGAGAGtgtgggacactgggggacacagaggggacacactgaggggacacagaggggacactgaggtgacacagggaggTTTCCtcagggagggactgggaggggattGGGCTCAGCCCAGTGGGAAGGGAGGCACTCCCGGCCAGAAGACCTCTGGACATGTCTGGGGTCCCTGATCCCCAGTTTTGCGGTTACTTGTGCctccccaatgtcccccaatCCCCCAGGGTCCCCAATCCCACAGTACCATGTCCTCCTGCCCCCCCCGGAATCCCAATCCTACTCCCATGATTACAATTCCCCGAACCCCCCCCACCCGAACCCTGACCCAAATCCTGGAGTCACTCCCTGAACCTCCCGGTGTTCCCCTCAGCCCATTCCCACACCCCAATCCCACTCCCAGTCCCCAATTTCTTCAGTGTTGCCCCAGGACCTCAACCCAAATCCAGGCACCATCCCCAACCCCAGTGTCTCCCAGCCCCCCCCATGACCCCACTCCCACCATCCCGTGTCCCCTCAATTTCACCCAGAGCTCCACAGGACCCCAGTCCCAGTGCTGCAActccccctgtgtcccccctggAGTGCAATCCAAATGCCaccgtcccctgtccccatcaagtgtccccagtgctccccagcccctggtACCGGAACGTGCCGGAGTGAACTCCCTGACAGAACTGCAGGGATCACAAACTGCAATTCTTTATCAGCTCACACTCACTGCGGATCTCTGCTGGTCCTGCGGGTCCGGGGGGAGGCTTTGCCACTGGGTATTTATCTACCAGAgtcataaatattcattttggtGAGGCTCCAATTTGACACAGAAACAGCACTTTTCCGGTAAATAATTTGCATGGCTCTGCCTCtctaaggaaataatttctattgTCCTAAGAGAGGTAAACAAAGTGGGGTCTCTGGGTGTGGTTTTCATAGAGTGCCGTCGGCCTCCACAATGACTTCCTGTTGaacttttgctttctgctggcGTTGCTGCACAAAGTTTGACAAGCTCTGATTCAAAACTTGTCAAGACACCTTCATTGGAGTTCCCTTTATCTGTTTCTCCACGGGTTCCAGCAGCATTTGCCCTGCTGTGTCCAAACTTTTACATCCTTTTCTGGCTTCTGCCTGTTTGTTTTTAGGCTCTATGCAGAACTTTCTGGGGAACTGAAACtttctattttctctctgaTTTCTCACCCTACTTGACCCCAACCCCAGGGTCCCATgtgccccccgagccccccagccccactccccacTGCTCACGCAGTTGCTGTCACACCTCAGACACCACATGGGGTCCCCTATCAGATGACATCCCTGCGGGCACCCCGAGCCTGGCCATGATCTCCTGGGGAGTGCCTGTGTGACTTCCCCGGCCTTgttggggcagcaggagaagttCTGGAGCCCAAAACAGGGATCCACTGACACCAGGAGATCCCTGAACCCTTGTTGGCGTGGTGGCTCAGGAAATCCATTTGCCAGCAATCCCCGGCAGTGTTTCCTCTTCCAGGGATCCCTGGAGGTGATGGGTTTGGATTCACAGggttctttttaaaacacattgtcctagggtgactttatggtGCTGGTATCCCCAgtcctctgttctgtttgtgctggagattgagttctgtgcctttaagactggatctgggagcaaaggaggagcaagaagaagggtggagtttgttttgagaaaactgcttCGTTCCCACAAacttttctccaggctgggtGTTGGGCGGGGGCTcggagagactgcaggacacaGATCTTTTTGCTTTAGGTTTGTTTCAGCTtgctagggcagagaagttccccagattggtggggttttttttgtggggttttttggttgttttgtgtattgttttttgtttgtttgtttgtttgtttgttgggttttttccccttttcttttcttttcttttcttttcttttcttttcttttcttttcttttcttttcctggtttttttcttggggctgtttaaacctgctctggactgagaAGACCCAGGGGAGTACCGGGGGGTGTTTGCACCTGCgtcccaccagggcctggacttTGGCATTTTCCAGAAGCACTGGAGGGgccgtttgggtttgctcctCAGAGGGACCCCAAAAAAGGGGTTCTCTCCCAAATTcaccctaaaccaggacacccaTCAGGCACTGTTCTGTACCAGACCTGAGCATTCTGTCCTACGGACACCGAGTGCCTGAGGCCGCAGACCCGTCCCCATCCCATCGATTCCCCGGAGGTTTGCTGGGGCTTTTCTCCTTTACAAACCGCAGCAGCGGTTGGGGTGGGCCTGACCTGGTGATTGGGTGTTAGCACTCAccctctgtcctggtttagggacgtatttgggagaaaacccctgaatgggatccctctgggaagcaaacccaagtgacccctccctccaaccacTCCGGTAATAAAACTtgtttggagaaaagtggaaaaaactattttacttaacaaacaaagtgcatacaagtataaataatgaataatatgaagcaataaaacctctccatctggagtgagatggcaaattgagaaagttcttgccgtgggtgtatCTCGgatctctcagtctctcatcagtcccagtccctccagtgctactggaaaatgctgaggtccaggccccggtggaCCGCAGGTGCAgaccccagtgctcccctgggttttcagtccagagcaggtttaaacagtcccaaggcaaaaaaagggaaaaaaacccagtccaGGGGACTTCTCTGTCCTAGCTAGCTCATacgaactaaaagcaaaaaaataaatctctgtcctgcaatctctccaagcctccaccgaacACCCGGTCTGGAGAATGTGttggagtcaggcagttttctcaaaacaaactccacacttctccttgctcttataACCAGACTTAAATTCACAGAGCTCAATatccagcacaaacagagcagacgattggggatccaaacatcataaagtcaccctaggacaccctCCCAACCTCCCACCCACTTTACTGTGGACTTTGAGATAAGCAGCCGATTTTCAATCTGCCCAGCTCTATCCTGGCCCCACCTCTGGCGGGGAAATTCCTTTCTCAGGAATTAACAGCAGGATGTTTTGTAGCAGAACCTCTGTGGCAGCTTTATTGCAAGTCAATTTCCCACACGGATTTGGCAATCCCCCAGCTGGTGTCCCCTGGATTGCGGTACGGCCGCTTCTTTGGGACAGCTGGGTGGTGTCATGGAGGGGATCAATATTCCTTGTTGATATTTAATTGGAAATCCCTGTGCTGTCAATAGACCTCTTTCATTCCCTGTGGCTGCACGGGCATGAGCAATGCTCAAAGTACACGATAAGTGAGCTCCTGTGTttgctctttctcctgctgccaaTTCCAGAGCTCtttgtggcactgccagctcagaCAAAcggcccctccagccctgctgtaaaatgccgaggtccagaCCCCGGTGGGCCACAGTTGCAAACACCCCCCCAGTACTCCCCTGGGTCTTTTCAGtacagagcaggtttaaacagtcccaagaaaaaaacaggggaaaaaaaggaaaaaaaaccagtccagtgaacttctctgccctagctacctgaaactaattaaaaagaaaagatctgtgtcctgcagtctctctgaGCCTCAGGCAAACACCCAGCCTCGAGAAAAGTTTGTAGGAAtgaggcagttttctcaaaacaaactccacccttcttcttgctcctcctttgctcccagaacctgtcttaaaggcacagaactcaatctCCAGCACTAACAGAACAGAGGATTGGGGATAccagcatcataaagtcaccctaggacaatgtgttttaaaaagaaccCTGTGAATCCAAACCCATCACCTCCAGGGATCCCTGGAAGAGGAAACACTGCCGGGGATTGCTGGCAAATGGATTTTCGGAGCCACCACACCAACAAAGGTTCAGGGATCTCCTGGTGTCGGTGGATCCCTGTTTTGGGCTCCAGAACTTCTCCAGCTGCCCCAACAAGGCCGGGGAAGTCACGCAGGCACTCCCCAGGAGATCATGGCCAGGCTCGGGGTGCCCGCAGGGATGTCATCTGAGAGGGGACCCCATGTGGTGTCTGAGGTGTGACAGCAACTGCGTGAGCAgtggggagtggggctggggggctcggggggcacATGGGATGGTGGGACTGGAGTCATGGAGGGTGAGTGTCGGAAAACAacgggagacaagccacatccgatgatgatcaacaagtctcagctttatttagattaatagcaaatatatagtgtcaataattagttcatacatattacaaaactatagctcatgattggcttatgatattttgacacatgttctttctgtaatcagccttgcggttacaattttcttaatctagcaTTTTCCGTTTCTTAgcctagcatttttcagcatttttgtactaacaacacctttgttgttgtatcattcgagtgctcaaggatattatatccttgttaatcatcacgtacaccacatagacatagttacattccaaccgacttaacagtatcatagcccttgctgtgcagccatgcatcagaaaaattctccacagaaagattctccacatttcccccgttttctttaaattgcacaaggagatgctgattaaacattttctgaactccttgttgtatcaaattttgcaagcaaatacaaatacaaggcAAACAGAtaatcaacaaaacaaacacaatgcCTACTACAATGACTATTTTTATCATTGAGGTCAGCCAAGGTCCTAATCCCAAAGAAGCGAGCCATCCATCTAAACTCCACCCCTGTTGCAATTTTAATTGTTCTGTCAATTTCTGTAAACTTGATATTTGAGCATGAATGGACTGAGAATGGTCAGACAAATTCATAcagcacattccttcaaactcctCACATCCGTGACCTtgtgctaaaagcaaaaaatcaatcGCGGCCCTGTTTTGCAAAGTAGCATGCCTGACCGAATCTAAATCTACTAATAAGCTACTTAAAGCAAGAGACGTGGCATTAGTTTGTTTTGCCAGCCAACACCCTAATTTATTAAGAGTAGCCAAGCTCTGAGCTGTTCCTACTCCTGGGGCAAGGACGGATGcagcaattattttatctggGGACCAAAATTCCATGTCTGATTTACACTCCGATGTAAACTGATGGACCATTCTTTTTGTTCGCGTCCGAGCACCTGCTCGATGTAAAATCATAGATGTGTTCGGGGTGAGCAATGATAGTCGTCTTAATGTGCATGGACCACCTTTCATCCGAGAGGGAATGCCTGCCCAGGCCCTGTcaccacaaataaaaaacattccaaaaggTAATTGAAGTGGTGCTAAAGTAGATACAGAAAAAATAGGAGAAGTATAGTTACACCAAAGTGTGGAATTTCGATAAACTGCCAAAGAAGAGTTAACTATTGTGGTATAGTTTTTTCCAGAACATAAGGTTCTACTGgtaaagttaaaaacaacacaTCCATCAGCCTGAACTGATCCTAATAACTCAATCTCTTGTGGCTCTAAGGCTGCTAAAGGTAGATAAGGCACCCATTTGTCCCAAGCATCTACTGTTTTTTGGGAATTGTTCCTTTGACAAGTAGGGATCCGTGAAGGGCAAGGCCATTCATCAACAGGCAATCCTACCAAACATGTGGAGAAAGGATTTCCGGgggatgaaagagaaagacataTTGCTTCCTGATTGGTTAAATTAGCCAAAGTGACCCATACATTTGTTTTTGGCTGTGGGGAAACCCACCAAGCACTTGCTATACAGGAACAAAAGAACAGTAGGTACAAAACGCTCATGCTATCATCTgtacaacaaaagcaacaacaacaacaacaaattattaATCCTTAATTAACAATTCGCTAAACAGGCtattaaaagtacaaaatggTCTATTGTATATATAACAGAGGGTAGGTTCAGTCACTGTCAACAGGAACTTCTGATGAAGGCGGACCAAGCCGTCTAGGTGTAACTGAGGATTCCTGATGTCCTCCACTTTGAGGTTTTGATGCTGGCTTCGCCACCGAGCTGGAATCCACtcaggtcctgctgctgttgagggGAAACAGTCACTTGTTGTGTGGGGTCAGTCCCTTTCAGCAAAGGACGTAATTGATCAATTAGTTCATTAGGAATTCCAACTATAGGCCTGAGCCACTGTAGATCCCCTAACAGTTTTTGTGCATCATGTAATGTAGTAATGTTGTGATGAAATTGCAGCTTTTGTGGAGTAACCGTCTGTTCTGTTAAAATCCATCCTAAATACTTCCATGGAGAAGATCACTGGATTTTTTCAGGGGCTACAATCAGAGCTTGTTTAGCAAGAGTCTGTTGAATTTGGTGAATTTGTAAATCCGAAAAGGGCTGAGGTTGTGCAAACAAAAGgtcatccatgtaatgataaatgataaCTTGAGGCCACTGCTGCCTTAGAGGCTGTAGGGCAGAATTAACAAAAAGTTGACACAAGGTGGGGCTGTTGCGCATGCCTTGAGGTAACACAGTCCATTCAAACCTTTGATCGGGGTGCTGACGATTTACAGCTGGTAACGTAAAAGCAAACCTAGGTGTATCTTGAGGATGCAATGCTatagtgaaaaaacagtcttttaagtCCACTATTAACAAAGGCCAATGTTGAGGCAACATAGCTGGGTTAGGCAAACCTGGTTGAAGGGCTCCCATAGGTTCCATTTGGGCGTTTACTGCACGAAGGTCGTGAAGCAGTcgatattttccagattttttctttataacaaatataggggtgttccatgggctggtAGACAGTTTCAGGTGACCTTGTTGAAGTTGCTCTTGTACTAAGGCATGTGCATGTTGTAAGCTTTCCCCTTTCAATGGCCACTGCTTAACCCACACCGGAGTGTTTGTATTCCAAGTGAGAGGAATGGGGAAAGTCCAAGCAGCAGCCATTATCCCAAAGGGTGATCATTGGTGAGAACAATACCAAGTTGTGCCAACACATCTCGTCCAATTAAACACTGTACTGTAGGTGGAAGTGGTGTAATTGAAAAGGATGCTTGTGCATATTTCCTATCAATGACTAGAGTGAGCGTCGGTGTTCGACTAGCTAGAGTCATTCCTCCTACTCCAGTCACTGttgtggcagctgcctgcagaggccaATCATGAGGCCATTCACTTGGAGCAATAATGCTGGTATCTGCTCCAGTGTCCAATAATCCCACAAGTTTTTTAATCTGTCCATTGAGGCAGAGCTCAACTGCCCTCCGAGGTCGTGTAGAAAGATCTATGGTTAATAATGTTAGTCCTCCTGTAGAGCCAAAACCCCCTTGATTTCTTGCATCATGTCGCATAGGAGAAATATCTTTCGCCAATTGAGGAAGGGGTATTAATTGTGCCAGTCTTTGTCCCTTTTTTATCTGCAGGGGGGGGTATTGAGTATAAGCCATAATCATAATTTCTCTACAATAATCTGCATCAATGACACcaggtaaaacaaacaatcccagCATAGTCGTGGAAGAGCGCCCCAGCAAAAGTCCACCTACTGGTTGTCCATTGATTATAATAGGTCGTATAAGTCCCGTGGGGATCTTGAGAGGATTTGTGGTCATTATAGTGACATCTACTGCG harbors:
- the LOC120766064 gene encoding erythroblast NAD(P)(+)--arginine ADP-ribosyltransferase-like produces the protein MAPLAHTLALLAMTLATAAIDEERMDMAPNSFDDQYRGCGPDMIAALPALNRSEFQDNPVFAQAWLKAVAEWQRKGSPVSPLSSSAQAIAVMAYSMKYVYRPFNDAVREAGSSPQEYRDNFHFKTLHFLLTQALVKLREDQNAQCRNVFRGVHDICFMAQRGQRVRFGHFTSTSLSRKVAEGYGTDTVFQVYTCHGVDIQAFSYDRGNREVLIPPYETFEVTKVTRKGDKAEIELSSTGTYSKYNCEWLEGDSTGDSLGDEDTRRGDGATHGGSVPLTPFHLGGLVLATTALAVATGIL